The Thermosynechococcus sp. CL-1 genomic interval GCAATAAGTCTGCTTTTTGCTCAGTTGCTTTTTGAGGTGAAACGATATGTACTTGGGAAAATAAATTATGAATTCCATGATTTGTTAGAAAATCAAAGACATTTTCAGGTCGCTGCCGTGCAGTCAAGAGTACTAAGTTAAAGCCTATTGAGTTTAGAGTTTCTAGGATAGATTGAGACCATGGGAAAAGTTGATCAAAAGTTATCCAATAAGGTTCTTCTATTAATTCTAGCCATCTAAGAGTAAAAGATTTAATAATTTTTGGATTGATTTCAGGGAAGTAAGACTTTAAGACTTCAACTGTAGAAAGACCAGATCTTTTATGCTCCCAAATAACCTGAAAGTCAATATTATTTATTTCTAGTTCATTAAAAATATATTCTGTAACAGCAGCTTGGCGAGGATAACAATCGATTATTGTTCCATCTAAGTCAATTGCAATTATTTTTGAACTATTCATAACTTACTTATTGTATTCTATCTCAGAGATACGAAATATGTTCACGATAAGACCGTGTTACAAAGCAAGGTTTTTTTATGTCAGTAAAATAAGAGGCTGGGTCTTCACCTAAAAAATAGGCAACATGAGCGGATGGAAAGTCTAAACCAAGAGCAATAGACATCGCTGTAGCTCCTCCAATTCTTGGGTTGACATCTATAACATAGTTATTATGACCCCTAACTTGAAAACAAAAGGAACCAAATAACTGAAAAGCTTCTGCAATACTTAGAGCAATTTTTGAATAATTTTCATCATAGAAAATATATCCCTTCGTAGTTATGCCACTCTTGATTTCAACACGTTTTCGACAAAGTGTTTTTACAAAATACTGGTCTGGGATAACAAAGGCATCAATAGTAATTTCTGGCTCATCTATCCATTTTTGAATAATATACTGACGATGACTTGGAAGTATTTTTTTGATCACATGCTCTAGCTGATCTTTATCATTAATAATTTCTATAAATTGGCTACCATTTCCATACCTTTCTTTGACGATTGATTTTCCAAAAAAACTTGTATTTTCTGATAGTAAATAAGTTGTGGGACTATTTAGATTAACTGAAGATAATATCTTACTTGATTCCAACTTGTCAGTACATGATTTTACAGCTTGTGGTGATGCACAAAGTATAGTTATCCCAAACTCTTCAAAAAGCTTTTTTGCAGAAGCAGTCGCACATATTTCCTGATCATGAATTGGATAAAAATAATTAACATTATTAGATTTGAGCAGTTCAACTGTTTGAATTGCAAACTTATCCTCAAAAGCTGAAGGTAGCTGTATGTAGGAATCAGAAATTGATGCGGCTGCAACTAAGTACCTCGGATTTATATCACAAGCGATAATCTTGCATCCTCTTTGACCCCAAGTTTGTTTCAGAGATTGGACGACCGTATATCCAGTCGCTGAGCCACTGGAGCCAACAGCTATAGTAATAGTTCCTTGAGTCACTGTTTAATTCCCGAGATAGAATCAAAGCAGACCACTAGCACACGGTTATCATACACTAACATCGCCAAGCTGGATTTTTCTTACCGAATAATCGGAGCGGCGGGATTTGAACCCACGACCCCCACTACCCCAAAGTGGTGCGCTACCAAGCTGCGCTACGCCCCGTTAAGCTTTACTACTATAACATGATTTCAGGGAATCTCCTATCCTGTAACGGAAATCTTACCCAACCACTCCAGAATCTGGGCATTCACCTGCTCAGGTGCTTCATCTTGAGGGCAATGGCCCACCTCTGGTAAGGCGACAAACTCCTGCACACAGGGAAATTGAGTTAGCTTCTGCCCTTCATCAATGGGTTCCCAAGGGTCGGCGGCACCCCACAGGAAATAGGTGGGGCAGGGAATCTGGGGTAGCAGGTCTTCGGGTAAGGGACCTTGGGAATAGCGGACAAAGGCTAAGAAGACCTCGGCAGCCCCCACGTCTTGGGCAGGGGTGAGTAATATCTCTACCAGTTCATCGGTGACGGCGGCAGTGTTGGCATAGGCTTGGTGGAGAATGCGGCGCACAGTACGGGGTTGGGCAATTTGGCGGAAAAAGTAGGTGCCAAGGGTGCGATTGCCTAAAAGTTGCTGGAGTAGGCTGGTTCCCCAGCGGCGGTACCAAGGCAGTTGCGATCGCTTGCGATCGTGGAGCTGACGCAAAGAGCAGTTCAGCAGGATCAGTTGACTGACCCACGCAGGCTGGAAAACAGCGGCCTGTAAAGCAACGACGCAGCCAATGGAGTTGCCGATTAAAACCGTGGGCTGACCAATGACCTCGCGGCAAAAGTCTAGAACCAAGGTTGCCCACGTCTCAAATGTATAGGGGATGACCGAGGGAGCGGGTTTGGCGGAGCCACCAAAGCCCAGTAAATCAATGGCATAGACTTGATGGTGAGCCGCAAGGGCAGGGATGTTTTTGCGCCAATGCAAGCTAGAGGCACCAAAGCCGTGAATCAGGAGTAGGGGGATGCCCTGAGTCCCTTGATGCCGATAGAGAATCGGGTAACCGTGCCAATGCCACGTTTGAGCTGGGAGAGAGAAAGTCATTTAGTCGGCTTGCAGAAATTGACGGTAGCGATCGCTCAACTCCTGAACAGCCCGCTCATAGAATTGCTGTCCATGCTCAGGGGTGGCCAAACTGGAATCTGCCCCCATACGACCATCGGGATAGCGGCGGCGAAAATCTGCGGCACCGTAGATGGCATGACTGGTGTTGACTTCGGGATTGAGGGGAACGCGCTTAATGACCTCTGGATAGAGAAATTGGGTCACCGCCACTTCACTAGGGGTGGCATGGGAACCCTCGCGATCGCCATACAATTCCCGTGCTAGTTGCATCACTGAACTACACATAAACCAGTTGGCCAACTCACAGCGCACCTGATCCGCCTCTGGAATGTGCAGATCGGCTAAGACTGCATAGGTTTCCGCAAAGGCCGCCTTCACTGTCGCGATATTGCCGCCATGACCATTAATGAAAAAGAAACGTTGAAAGCCTGCCCGTACCAAGCTCACTAAATAGTCGCGAATGACAAGAAT includes:
- a CDS encoding HAD family hydrolase: MNSSKIIAIDLDGTIIDCYPRQAAVTEYIFNELEINNIDFQVIWEHKRSGLSTVEVLKSYFPEINPKIIKSFTLRWLELIEEPYWITFDQLFPWSQSILETLNSIGFNLVLLTARQRPENVFDFLTNHGIHNLFSQVHIVSPQKATEQKADLLLQVNPLCHCGDTETDALAAEKANVRFIGVSCGQRSKYFLERYTSVVILDNISELPKFIIDFSR
- a CDS encoding ATP-grasp domain-containing protein, coding for MTQGTITIAVGSSGSATGYTVVQSLKQTWGQRGCKIIACDINPRYLVAAASISDSYIQLPSAFEDKFAIQTVELLKSNNVNYFYPIHDQEICATASAKKLFEEFGITILCASPQAVKSCTDKLESSKILSSVNLNSPTTYLLSENTSFFGKSIVKERYGNGSQFIEIINDKDQLEHVIKKILPSHRQYIIQKWIDEPEITIDAFVIPDQYFVKTLCRKRVEIKSGITTKGYIFYDENYSKIALSIAEAFQLFGSFCFQVRGHNNYVIDVNPRIGGATAMSIALGLDFPSAHVAYFLGEDPASYFTDIKKPCFVTRSYREHISYL
- a CDS encoding alpha/beta fold hydrolase, translating into MTFSLPAQTWHWHGYPILYRHQGTQGIPLLLIHGFGASSLHWRKNIPALAAHHQVYAIDLLGFGGSAKPAPSVIPYTFETWATLVLDFCREVIGQPTVLIGNSIGCVVALQAAVFQPAWVSQLILLNCSLRQLHDRKRSQLPWYRRWGTSLLQQLLGNRTLGTYFFRQIAQPRTVRRILHQAYANTAAVTDELVEILLTPAQDVGAAEVFLAFVRYSQGPLPEDLLPQIPCPTYFLWGAADPWEPIDEGQKLTQFPCVQEFVALPEVGHCPQDEAPEQVNAQILEWLGKISVTG
- a CDS encoding creatininase family protein; its protein translation is MPLLHLSTWPEVEAYLNTSKGMIIPIGSTEQHGPMGLIGTDALCAEAIAKGVGEATHALVAPTVSVGMALHHTAFPGTISLRPSTLILVIRDYLVSLVRAGFQRFFFINGHGGNIATVKAAFAETYAVLADLHIPEADQVRCELANWFMCSSVMQLARELYGDREGSHATPSEVAVTQFLYPEVIKRVPLNPEVNTSHAIYGAADFRRRYPDGRMGADSSLATPEHGQQFYERAVQELSDRYRQFLQAD